GGAGGGTGCTTAGATCCTGCTTTCCCAAGACCAGGAGGAAATATTGAGGGCTGTCCTTCCACGGGCTCCTAAACCTGTTCCCAGGTGCTTGGGGTATAAGAAGACTGGAGATGCCTGATCAGCTCCCAGCAGCTCAGGCTCACCAAGCTATGTGTTGTTACACCCCAAACTCAAGTCCTCTGGCTTCCTTTCTCCTGGacaacccccctccccagcccagcagATTAGTGGGGCAGCAACACTAGAGCTGCGGCTGCTCGGAAGGGAGGAAGTTTTCTGGGCTCCTTTGCGCTTTAGGGGTCATGGCAGCCCCAAGGGTGCACAAGATGTTAAGGGTGTATTTTCTCTAATTTGTGTGGAAGCATCCTGGCCTGCTGAACACGGCTGTGGACATGGGGGCTTTGGCGCAGCAGAGCCCTGGGCTGGTCGTAGGAGTGGTGTGCTCTCAGGGCCTGTCCTGGTCCCCTCTGCTGCAGAGCATGGGCCCCTCCGGAGCGTTGGTGTAGCCAACAGTCAGTCGTGAACCTCTATCAAGTGTCACACATTTCTCACACACCAGCATAATGTGTGACCAGGTCAGGCAAAGCTCATGCGCCTGCAGGTTGACTTTACAGTGTGTGGGAGAGTGGACAAACCATAAACTAAAACTGCCCAATGGGATTCCAGATTCAGTGAGCTCACTGAAGAATGTCGAGCAAGGTACTCTGTGCTCAGTGGGGGCTGAGGCCGGGCTCTAAGGGGAAGGCCTTGGGGCTGGAGAAGACTATTCTAGGCAGTAGAGCCAGGTTCAAGGGCCAGCCGACATTGAGGGACCTGAAAGAAAGCTTGAAtagctgtggggtggggtgggggggcgacaTGGGGCTGTCTTATAGGAGTTACTGGACAGAGTACCCCCCCAACCCCAGGGCCTGGGACAAGTCCCTAAGAACAGTGGGGAGTCCTGGGAGGCGGGTAAGTAGGGAAATGGCAGCTGCCTTGTGGAAGGGCTTGTTGGAGGTGAGGGTAGGCAATGATGGTTGGGCTTGAGGTGGGTAGGAGGTGATGCAGGAGGTGAGAAAGGATGTCAGCTGCCCtgtggaattctctctctctctctctctctctctctctctctctctctctctctctttttccctccctctctctcccagttgCCATGGATtaagggtggagggagggcttgCTGCTGGGAGGGACTATGGCTTTGTGCTGGGAAAACAAAGAACAGAGCCTGGGGCCCTCttctcctgggggtggggtgggggctggcctTGGGGCTGTTGACTAGATCGGGGAGGCTGAactttctcctccccccaccctaagTCTGTGCCTCTAGAATTTGGGAGGAGGTGGGTATGGCCCACTGAGGCAATTTGGGCGCAGACTGCCCTGGGCTGTAGGGTTGGGACAGGATTGGGCTCGTgaaatggggcggggggggggggggaggggggtatgctCAGGGCTCCATGGGAAGGAATGTAAAGTAACTTCCAGTACTGAAGGTCATTTGCCTGCTCCCCCAGCCTTGCCGCTGAGGCCCTGTCATCCCCACTTCAACCTGGAGGCCCACCAGGATGAGCAAGCTGCCCCGGGAGCTGGCCTGTGACTTGGAGCGCAGCCTGCCAGCTGTGGCCTCCCTCGGCACATCGCTGTCCCGCAGCCAGAGCCTGTCCTCGCACTTCCTCCCACCGGTCCCGGAGAAGCGCAGGGCCATCTCCGATGTCCGCCGTACCTTCTGCCTCTTTGTCACCTTCGACCTGCTTTTCATCTCTCTCCTCTGGATCATTGAACTGAACGTGAGTGGGGTGAGGCTGGGGGAGAAATTGTGATGGGGTCATTGTGAGGATTTCACTGCCCATGGGTGTGAAAAACGACGTAAGAACGGCTGTTGGTAATAGGTTAACTTCGATGAGAgtgttatatacatgtatggaactatcacaatgaaaccctctgtacaattaatgtactctagtcaaaaagagggaaagaagaacaaaagaacagCTGTTGTCATCTCCCAGGTGGAGAAACTAGGGCTCCCAAGGGCTGGGTCATGCCACCCCAGTATGTGAAGAAGGTGGGTAGGTGGAACAGACCTCCCCTTCCTGTTCTGCTGTTGGCCTCTGCGCCATACTGCCCCCTAGTGGGAGCACTGGAACAAAGTAAGAGGAGAAGGGCCTCTGATTGGACTAAggaaacttttgttttctttacgtCCTCCTTTGCCCTCTGGATTCaatttatccatccattcatccatctatcattCATTcagtaaacttttaaaaaaatttttattttattttgttgtaaaggcgatgtacagagggattacagttacataagtaaggtaatgagtacatttcttgtcaaacactgttacccaatccttggtttttctctcaccattccttctctcctcctccccccatttccccctcagtaaacatttttttcagtccCTGCTGCATCCCAGGTATTGTGCTAAAAGCTGAACTCCATCCTTTGTTGGCGAGGGTCTTGGTGAGATGTGGTTGCCTCTCAGCACAGGATCCATACTTCTACCCTATGCAGGGCTTGGCCCACCACTGGGCCTTCAGTGCCACAGAGGTAGGCACAGCTCTGCCCCAGCTCTTCCTCTGTTCATGCATGACCTCAGCCCctcagagcccctccccattttccttctgTAGCCCTGGCTCAGAATCAGAATTCTGGATGGTAAGGGCTCCTTCTCCAGGTTTCAAGTTTGATTggtaggaaaacaaaacaatggggggggggggtgcgcgcgccaatactgaggcttgaactcgtggcctgtcactttttcttggctttttacACTCACAGCTgccactttaccagttgagccacacttgtGCTACCAGGTTTTTTGCTGTGATGttacggacttttctgctccagctggctttgaattacgatcctcagatctcagcctcctgaatagctaggattacaggcacataccaccagcacccggcaatGGCTTTCCTGATAGACGTCAGGTGCTTGGGGCAGGGCTCGAGGAGGGGCAAGGGAGGCCAGTTTGACTGTGGCTTAGTGAGCTGAAGCGGAAGGCAGGCTCTGAGGTGGGTGACTGTCCTTTGCATCCTGGAACTTCGATAGCACCAGCAGTGAGATGGAGCCACCCTAGGGAGGGCCTCTGGCCAGCTAGCAGCGTGAGGGCTGCTCAGGGAGGTCCAGAGGTCTCCGGCTTCTTCCTTTCAAAGGTGTCAGCCATCATCAAAGCAAATGCTGAAATTTACCCACACCCTacatttaatacatattttataaccAGAGAAGAACTGGGAAAATGTTTTTCTGGTTTTACTTTTGAAGTTATTTGGCTGTCAGCTGTGATTGCTTGCCACCCTCATGCATACTTGAGAAcatttgcaaagtgagaaaacCTAACCTACAAATTGTTTTCAAATGTAATGAAAAATTTCAGAAGATTGGATTTAACTATTAGGAGTATTGGCATGCTGTTTCAGTTGGCAGACATTTAGTGAAAATGTTAATTTccagttttatttctatttatttcggTTTATTTGATTTCCAGTTTATTTTCATActttgaacttttatttatttttagtggttCTGGGGATGGAAGCAGTCGTACCAGCCCAGTGCTCTGCCCCGAGCTATCCTCTAGGCCTGTTTTTCATACTTTGGAGcgtattatttttagttttctggtgtaTTGTGTCTGTGTGATCCATGAACCCCAGTAGGGTTATGTGACTAGCACCAAGTTTTGTAGCCAGAGGCTGCAGAGCAGGGGCGGAAACCTGACTCTCCTGAGTCATCCTGTGGGAGCTGCCGTTAGGTAACTGGGCTTCCAGGCTTAGAGGGAAGAGTGTGGAGATCAGAGTTCTGATGGACAGTGGCCGTGAGGGATGGGAGGGGATGTGGAGCCCAAGAGGGAGCAGTGCAGTAgacaggagggtggggggtggggagggggagagggtcaGGCTGGACGCTTTGCTAGCACACAGAGGAGAGATAGTGTGTGGCTTTCCAGGGCTTTGTGGTTTGAGGACAGAGGCACATAGTGGAGGTATAACAGGTGTCCTAGTGTCAGAGAGCGGCTCTCCTGATGGCAGCCCCCACCCAGCTTCTGAAATACTTGGGAGCTGTTTTGTTGAATcagggtcttgttatgtagcctaGGCTTAGCCTTGACATTACGATGTaacccaagctggccttaaaACTCATAACCATTccactttagcctcctgagtgctgggatttgaggtatgagccaccatgtccagtcTCCTTAGGAGTATGACGAAGATTCCTGGTGCTTGactaggtgctgtggctcacatctgtaatcccagctattctcgaggcagagattgggaagattgtggtttgagatcAGTTGGGTAGAAAGTTAGGGAGAGTCCAtgtcaacaaataagctggggtGTTGGTtcgtatctgtaatcctagctgtgtggGCCTTAGATAGAGGATCACAGCCTGAGGTCAGTCTGGGGGAAAATGAGatgccctatctgaaaaataaataagcaaagatgaagcattggctcaagtggtagagcacccatgaGCAAACATAAGGGCTGAATTCAAtgcacgcgtgtgcgtgtgtgcgcgcacacgcggaCACAGCACATACAGATTTCTGGATGCTCAGCGCACCCTGAGATTCAGCTCACTGGCCTTAGCATCTGTGACTTAACAAGTCCCCCCTAAAATCCAGATGACCTGCCAGCAATCTAAGTTGTCATTGAGAGgtttcctgggttccattcccagaatCCTGTGTCCCTTCCCTTTTCCAGGGACCTAGAACCGTCATCCCTCCTGAGGAGGGTGGTTGCAGACTGGCTCTTGGAATCcatctacccctcccccccatctcacaggacacccccaccccagcactgGGTCCAGACCAAGGTTCTGGTGTCAGTGTGTGGTGGCTGGGGCGGAAACAGAAGCTGGACAGGTCTAGCTCTCCATGTTGTCTCCTCCAGCACGGTGATGGATTTTGCTCATTAAGTACAAACCTAATCAATTGATTTACCACCTGGGGCTCTGTCTGACCCCACTACCCACCCTGGTCCCATCACTCTGGATGGATTGTTGGCCAGGAGGATGGAGGAAAATGGAATGATATGAGGCAGGTGCCCAACATCCatccttcccccctgcccccagcccctcgCCTCCCCTGCACAGCTCTGGGCCTTTAGGCCCGCCCATTCCCCCGGCAGTGTGCTTTAATCCAGTCTTGCCCACCTGGAATTCTGGGTCCTTGGACACAGTATGGATGCCAGGGTCTTAGACCTCTGGACAAGCTCCCAGGCTGCTTCAGGAACCCCTTTGGGTAATAGATCGGCATTTCTGCCTCTCCTTCAGGGGCCCCAGCTTGTGCTGCCTCTTAGAATTAGAGAGACAGCTCCCTGGCTCAattctcttcctgtcttcctctcccAGACCAACACAGGCATCCGCAAGAATCTGGAGCAGGAGATCCTTCACTACAGCTTTAAGACCTCCTTCTTTGACATCTTTGTGAGTGGTCTGTCGACATCCTGGGCTGCTGGGGGACCCAAGAAATACCATCTCTGGATTCCTTTCCTTCTGTAGCACATACCCAGCCCTTGGACTTCAAAGGGCTCCTTGGCAGGGCCTTACCCTCAGAGAGTCCCAAGTGGGACCCTACCCAACAGGGTCCCATCCAAACTGTGCCAAAGAAACATTGGTCCAGTCATTGTCTCCTGAGTGGGTGTGCCATAGGAGGAAGAGACAGGGGGCAAGACTGCAGCAGGGGTGGTGGACATGGGCTGGCCTCTTGATTGGCTGATGCCCTCCCTGCTAGGTTCTGGCCTTCTTCCGGTTCTCTGGACTGCTCCTGGGCTACGCCGTGCTGCGGCTCCGGCACTGGTGGGTGATTGCGGTAAGATGCCACTTTGCGGCAGATCTGGGGCTCAGCAGTGGGCAGGTGCccggggtggggttggggaggaCTCACTCCCCAGCCTTGGCTTCCCTCTggccccttccaccctcccctgcAGGTCACTACGCTGGTGTCCAGTGCGTTCCTTATTGTCAAGGTCATCCTCTCTGAGGTCAGTGGCTCGGGGTCTAGCTGATCTGGTGGGCATCTAGCCTGGGCAATGGGCTTTTCCCAGacttgtaattctggctactcaggaggctgggctctgaggatcaaggttcaaagccaaccccagttaaccagcaaattaactccaattaaccaccgaaaagccaggaGTATCTGTCCCTGTTGTCTGTGTTGCAGTCGGGAATTCTGTCCTTTGATATTTCCAAGGAGTCATTTTCACTTACCCTTTCCCCTCAGCATGCCAAGAACCAGAAAGTTCTTCCTGCAGCCTAACCACAGTTTATCCTGTTCCTGACTTAATTCACTTCAAAATTAATTCATTGTATATGCCTAAGCAGCTGGTACCAGGAATGGGGCGTAGGTTGGTGTGGTTGGCTAGAGCAGGTGGCTATGGGGTATTGGTGTAGGGACCCCTGTGTGGAGCTCAGCCCCTTCCTTCTACTTCAGCTGCTCAGCAAAGGGGCTTTCGGCTACCTGCTCCCCATCGTCTCCTTTGTCCTAGCCTGGTTGGAGACCTGGTTCCTTGACTTCAAAGTTCTACCCCAGGAGGCCGAGGAGGAGCGATGTGAGTGCTGGGGTCGGACCTGGGTTCTGTGAGGGTTACCTTAGCTCTGAGAGAGGAGAgttgcaggcatgagtcagttGTGAGCCATCTTGCCATCTCCCAGAGGCCCAAGGGTGAGCCTGAGGTGGGGAGGCGGGGTTCCAGGTTGCTACAGCATGGCTGTTGGGGGTCTGGGTTAATGGCTGTCCATGTCTCTTCCCCCAGGGTATCTTGCTGCCCAAGCTGCTGTTGCTCGTGGACCCCTGCTTTTCTCCGGTGCTCTGTCTGAGGGGCAGTTCTATTCGCCCCCAGAATCCTTTGCAGGTGAGGGCTGGTGGGTGAGGGAGTTGCCTTCAGGGAGGGGCCCTGTGAGGAGCAGGGTGGGCTGGGTCTGTTCTTTCTGTTCTCTCGGGCTCCCTGGGGAAAGCCAGCAGCCCTCTCCCACACTCTTAGCCCCCACATCCTTGCACTCGCATCCCGAACCCACCACCTCCCACacgctccccctcccctctgccatTGTCGTCTGCACTTATTTTTCACAGGGTCTGACAATGAATCAGACGAGGAAGTCACAGGGAAGAAAAGTTTCTCTGCCCAGGTATTTGGCTGCACACACCCACCCTACCCCTCAGAGTACCCCCAGAGGGGGGCCAGGGCTGGGTTTCCCTTGCAAGGGTGGACCTCAGGCAGCCTGAGTGCCAGGCAGTGCCCATCCATCCCGGTGTCTTCCCATTGAGCCCCCTGGTCCTCTTCATAACAGGGGACACAGGAAGAGAAGTCTGCAGGACCTGGGAACACCAGCCCCGAGCCCCATATCTGGCCCAGCCAGGTTCCTCTGGGAGGAGTTGCAGAGTGCCTGGAAGAGCAGGCCACGAGCAAAGGAGGCCACAGGCCAACCCTGTCTTTTCTCCCGCCCCCGGCAGGAGCGGGAGTACATCCGCCAGGGAAAGGAGGCCACTGCCGTGGTGGACCAGATCCTGGCCCAGGAGGAGAACTGGAAGTTTGAGAAGAATAATGTAAGGAGTGCCTTttctgcctgcccctccctccagtgTTAGAggtttttttcattcctttttccgAGGCCTGAGAAAAGCTGAGGATTGCATGGGCCATAATTGCATTCCTGTCCCAGAAGAGAGGGACGGAGTCCTGGGATAGGCCTTTGGGAAGGAGGCCGGGTTGGACTGGCATTTCCTGTGTCTCCTCCACTTCTGCGGCCTGTCCTCACCTCCCTGCTGCTTGGCTCCTTTGGCTCCAGCTAGGAAGGGGAAGCCAGGCTCCAGGTTCTATCCTGTGTGTCCAGTGTTTTGCTTCatgatcaaaacaacattgaaaagaCTTGCAGAGAGCTTGGAGAACAGAGcagcctgcctccttccctccttcgggCCAGTCCCTCTGGTGGCCCTTGGTGATCCTTACCACTGCGGCAGCTGCGCTTCTGTATATCGGCATGAGAGCAGAGCCTCTCTCTTTGTGGCTGTTCTTGTCAGAACCACTGTCCCCAGACTCCTGGAGTTTTCCACTCTTGAGTTGCTGGAAGCCTTTGCCTGTTACCTGTTCCTTTGCCACCAGTCCACCCCTGGTGACCCCCCCCTCACCTCCCTACCCCCTCTGTCCCTTCCACAGGAGTATGGAGACACAGTGTACACCATTGAGGTTCCCTTTCATGGCAAGACCTTCATCCTGAAGGTGAGTGAGAGAAAGGGAGTCTTGGAGCCTTCTGTTCAATCTGAGGTTCCAGGAAGGGGCCAAGAGCCCCTTAGCAGGTCCCCCAACAGAGGGAAAAGCTGGGGTACCAGGTTACTCTGGTGCCACCCAGCCTTGGCCCatccctcacagactttcctgccctgctccgCCGAGTTGGTGTACCAGGAGGTAATCCTGCAGCCTGAGAGGATGGTACTGTGGAACAAGACGGTGACTGCCTGCCAGGTGAGCCGcctggccctgcccggcccctcACCACATGGAACAGGGTGCAGGCATTTCCCACCGCACTGGCTGTATCATGGAGACCCCCGGGTCTCCTATTCTCTGTCCTATTCTGGGAAGTTGGATGATGGTCAAGGCCAGGTGGGTTGAGTGCCCAACCCGGGGCACACCTGGACATGGCTCTCAGTACAGGGCCCTAGGCAGGAAGGAGGCTACCCTGGGAGCTTGCCGGGGTGCTGAGACTGTCCCTAGGGCAGTCAGAGGTAAGCTGTACCCCACATCTTCCTGATTGGTCCCCAGATACTGCAGCGGGTCGAAGACAACACCCTCATCTCCTATGACGTGTCTGCAGGGGCTGCAGGCGGTGTGGTCTCCCCGAGGTGAGTGTCCCAAGCCCTCTCCTCTCAGCAAGGCCTGACCCAGACCTTTGGCTCTGTGTCCCCTGTTCTGACCTTCCCTTCCCTAGGGACTTTGTGAATGTCCGGCGCATCGAGCGGCGCAGAGACCGATACCTGTCATCAGGCATTGCCACCACGCACTGTGCCAAACCCCCAACACATAAATATGTCAGGTGAGCCTGGCCCTGCAAGAGGTGGGGAGGTGCCAGCACCTGAATAAGCAGCTCAGGGTACAATGTTTGCAGCTGGGTGCTTTCCCCTGCTGAGGCCTTGTTCCTGCTTCCTGTCCTGCTGGGCCTTCACTCTCCCAGCCCTTAATCCTGCTAATCTGGCTGGCTGGAACCGGGCCACCAAAGAGGGGACCAAGTGGTGGGAAGCTGGACCAGAGAGACTACAGGCCCGAGGACTAGTCCAGGGAATGGGCATGAGGCTGAGGAGCTGTGAGGTCATGCTGGGTTCTGAGCTCTAGtttcatcttcctgcctcaggagACTTGgggctcctttcctcctcctcctcctccccccactgccTGGACCTTGTCCT
This sequence is a window from Perognathus longimembris pacificus isolate PPM17 chromosome 17, ASM2315922v1, whole genome shotgun sequence. Protein-coding genes within it:
- the Stard3 gene encoding stAR-related lipid transfer protein 3; translation: MSKLPRELACDLERSLPAVASLGTSLSRSQSLSSHFLPPVPEKRRAISDVRRTFCLFVTFDLLFISLLWIIELNTNTGIRKNLEQEILHYSFKTSFFDIFVLAFFRFSGLLLGYAVLRLRHWWVIAVTTLVSSAFLIVKVILSELLSKGAFGYLLPIVSFVLAWLETWFLDFKVLPQEAEEERWYLAAQAAVARGPLLFSGALSEGQFYSPPESFAGSDNESDEEVTGKKSFSAQEREYIRQGKEATAVVDQILAQEENWKFEKNNEYGDTVYTIEVPFHGKTFILKTFLPCSAELVYQEVILQPERMVLWNKTVTACQILQRVEDNTLISYDVSAGAAGGVVSPRDFVNVRRIERRRDRYLSSGIATTHCAKPPTHKYVRGENGPGGFIVLKSASNPRVCTFIWILNTDLKGRLPRYLIHQSLAATMFEFTFHLRQRIGELGARA